The following coding sequences are from one Arthrobacter sp. PvP023 window:
- a CDS encoding helix-turn-helix domain-containing protein — protein sequence MTAQNKSAARFMTMEQVAEELNVGIPQVRSLLKSGELRGLQIGARGLWRIGVQDFEDYITEAYRQTAERREMEAVEANPAETQA from the coding sequence ATGACCGCACAAAACAAATCCGCTGCGCGCTTCATGACCATGGAGCAGGTCGCCGAAGAGCTAAATGTCGGCATTCCCCAGGTCCGTTCATTGCTTAAGAGCGGGGAGCTGCGGGGACTGCAGATAGGTGCCCGGGGACTGTGGAGAATAGGCGTGCAGGACTTTGAGGATTACATAACCGAGGCATACCGCCAGACCGCCGAGCGTCGTGAGATGGAGGCTGTCGAAGCAAACCCGGCTGAAACCCAAGCATAA
- a CDS encoding helicase associated domain-containing protein produces the protein MPEYKRTAPHSEWVQMYRQGLTTAKIAATAGAAQSTVRYHLAIAITAEPSIRDEHRNATRVPPVTRLTSGGLQNLTDTIALYRAEGRLPSTKSASPRERALATWLTRRRQDRDRGTLASTYSDGLQEIPGWEQRTRTSNDEARWVQRLHELTAYMAAGNDWPRHKKTDTEEERLLGMWLHIQRMKYRRKELDQDKEIQLNTRLPGWPDGRTRGRPPGARNVRLG, from the coding sequence ATGCCCGAATACAAAAGGACGGCACCTCACTCGGAGTGGGTCCAGATGTACCGGCAAGGCCTCACAACCGCAAAAATCGCTGCCACTGCTGGTGCTGCCCAAAGCACCGTGCGCTACCATCTGGCCATCGCCATCACGGCGGAACCGTCCATCAGGGACGAGCACCGCAACGCAACCCGAGTGCCCCCGGTCACCCGCCTCACGTCAGGCGGGCTGCAAAACCTCACCGACACCATCGCCTTATACAGGGCCGAAGGCCGGCTGCCTTCGACGAAGTCCGCCTCACCAAGGGAACGTGCTCTCGCGACGTGGCTGACGAGACGACGCCAGGACCGAGATCGGGGCACCCTCGCTTCCACCTACAGCGACGGCCTCCAGGAAATCCCCGGTTGGGAACAGCGCACCCGCACATCCAATGACGAAGCCCGCTGGGTCCAACGCCTGCACGAGCTCACCGCCTACATGGCCGCCGGGAACGACTGGCCACGCCACAAGAAGACAGACACCGAAGAAGAACGGCTCCTTGGTATGTGGCTGCACATCCAACGCATGAAATACCGCCGCAAAGAACTGGACCAGGACAAAGAAATACAGCTGAACACGCGTCTACCTGGCTGGCCGGACGGCAGGACCCGCGGCCGACCACCGGGAGCGCGGAACGTCCGGCTTGGATAG